The proteins below are encoded in one region of Paenarthrobacter ilicis:
- the rplC gene encoding 50S ribosomal protein L3: MTATRNVKGLLGTKLGMTQVWDENNKLIPVTVVQADSNVITQLRNAEVDGYVAVQIGYGQIDPRKVTKPLAGHFEKAGVTPRRHVVELRTADAASYELGQELSVEIFEAGQKIDVVGTSKGKGFAGVMKRHGFHGVGASHGAHKNHRKPGSIGGASTPSRVFKGLKMAGRMGAERHTTLNLTVHGVDAEKSLLLIKGAVPGARGQVVLVRTAVKGA; the protein is encoded by the coding sequence ATGACCGCAACCCGTAACGTAAAGGGCCTGTTGGGCACGAAGCTCGGCATGACCCAGGTCTGGGACGAGAACAACAAGCTCATCCCGGTAACTGTCGTCCAGGCTGACTCCAACGTCATCACCCAGCTGCGCAACGCAGAGGTAGATGGCTACGTCGCCGTCCAGATCGGCTACGGCCAGATCGATCCCCGCAAGGTCACCAAGCCCCTGGCTGGTCACTTTGAAAAGGCAGGCGTCACCCCGCGCCGCCACGTCGTCGAACTGCGTACCGCAGACGCCGCATCCTACGAGCTGGGCCAGGAGCTCTCTGTTGAGATCTTCGAAGCCGGCCAGAAGATCGACGTAGTCGGCACCTCCAAGGGTAAGGGCTTCGCCGGTGTTATGAAGCGTCACGGCTTCCACGGCGTTGGCGCATCCCACGGTGCCCACAAGAACCACCGTAAGCCTGGCTCCATCGGTGGCGCATCCACCCCGAGCCGCGTCTTCAAGGGCCTGAAAATGGCCGGCCGCATGGGCGCCGAGCGTCACACCACGCTGAACCTCACGGTTCACGGTGTTGACGCTGAGAAGTCGCTGCTCCTTATCAAGGGTGCCGTTCCCGGTGCCCGCGGCCAGGTCGTACTCGTACGCACCGCCGTGAAGGGAGCCTAG
- the fusA gene encoding elongation factor G gives MAQDVLTDLNKVRNIGIMAHIDAGKTTTTERILFYTGVNHKIGETHDGASTTDWMEQEKERGITITSAAVTCFWNQNQINIIDTPGHVDFTVEVERSLRVLDGAVAVFDGKEGVEPQSETVWRQADKYNVPRICFVNKMDKLGADFYFTVDTIISRLGAKPLVMQLPIGAENDFIGVVDLLEMRALVWPGDAKGDVTMGASYEVQEIPADLQAKAEEYRAQLVETVAEASEELMEKYLEGEELTLEEIKAGIRKMTINSELYPVFCGSAFKNRGVQPMLDAVVDFLPNPLDVPPMIGHDPRDEEKELTRKPSADEPFSALAFKIAAHPFFGQLTFVRVYSGHVEAGAQVVNSTKGKKERIGKLFQMHANKEMPVEGATAGHIYAAIGLKDTTTGDTLCDSSNQIVLESMSFPEPVISVAIEPNTKGDQEKLSTAIQKLSAEDPTFQVSLNEDTGQTIIAGMGELHLDILVDRMRREFKVEANVGKPQVAYRETIKRAVERLDYTHKKQTGGSGQFAKIQIAIEPMDTASGELYAFENKVTGGRVPREYIPSVDAGIQDALNDGVLAGYPVVGIKATLIDGASHDVDSSEMAFKIAGRMAFKEAARKANPVLLEPLMDVEVRTPEEYMGDVIGDLNARRGQMQSMEDAAGVKVIRAHVPLSGMFGYIGDLRSKTQGRAVYSMTFNSYAEVPKAVADEIIQKTRGE, from the coding sequence GTGGCACAGGACGTGCTTACCGACCTTAACAAGGTCCGCAACATCGGCATCATGGCCCACATTGATGCCGGCAAGACCACCACTACCGAGCGCATCCTGTTCTACACGGGTGTGAACCACAAGATCGGCGAAACGCACGACGGCGCTTCGACGACTGACTGGATGGAACAGGAAAAGGAACGCGGCATTACCATCACGTCTGCCGCCGTGACTTGCTTCTGGAACCAGAACCAGATCAACATCATCGACACCCCGGGCCACGTGGACTTCACGGTTGAGGTTGAGCGCTCCCTGCGCGTCCTCGACGGTGCAGTTGCAGTGTTCGACGGCAAGGAAGGCGTGGAGCCGCAGTCCGAGACTGTTTGGCGCCAGGCTGACAAGTACAACGTCCCGCGTATCTGCTTCGTCAACAAGATGGACAAGCTGGGCGCAGACTTCTACTTCACCGTGGACACCATCATCTCCCGCCTTGGTGCCAAGCCGCTGGTCATGCAGCTGCCCATCGGCGCCGAGAACGACTTCATCGGTGTTGTTGACCTCCTTGAAATGCGCGCCCTGGTTTGGCCTGGCGACGCAAAGGGTGACGTCACCATGGGTGCTTCCTACGAAGTGCAGGAAATTCCTGCGGACCTCCAGGCCAAGGCCGAAGAGTACCGCGCACAGCTCGTTGAGACTGTGGCTGAAGCTTCCGAAGAACTCATGGAGAAGTACCTCGAAGGTGAAGAACTCACCCTCGAGGAAATCAAGGCCGGCATCCGCAAGATGACCATCAACTCCGAGCTCTACCCCGTGTTCTGTGGCTCTGCCTTCAAGAACCGCGGCGTTCAGCCGATGCTTGATGCTGTTGTGGACTTCCTGCCGAACCCGCTCGACGTCCCCCCGATGATCGGTCACGATCCTCGCGACGAAGAGAAGGAACTCACCCGTAAGCCTTCTGCAGACGAGCCGTTCTCGGCCCTCGCCTTCAAGATTGCTGCGCACCCGTTCTTCGGTCAGCTCACCTTCGTCCGCGTGTACTCCGGTCACGTTGAAGCAGGTGCCCAGGTGGTCAACTCCACCAAGGGCAAGAAGGAGCGCATCGGCAAGCTGTTCCAGATGCACGCCAACAAGGAAATGCCTGTTGAGGGCGCTACCGCCGGCCACATCTACGCAGCCATCGGTCTGAAGGACACCACCACGGGTGACACCCTGTGTGATTCCAGCAACCAGATCGTCCTCGAGTCCATGAGCTTCCCGGAGCCCGTGATCTCGGTTGCCATCGAGCCCAACACCAAGGGTGACCAGGAGAAGCTCTCCACGGCCATCCAGAAGCTCTCCGCTGAGGACCCGACCTTCCAGGTCTCCCTCAACGAAGACACGGGCCAGACCATCATCGCCGGCATGGGCGAGCTCCACCTGGACATCCTGGTGGACCGCATGCGCCGCGAATTCAAGGTCGAAGCCAACGTTGGCAAGCCGCAGGTTGCTTACCGCGAAACCATCAAGCGCGCCGTCGAGCGCCTTGACTACACGCACAAGAAGCAGACCGGTGGTTCGGGTCAGTTCGCAAAGATCCAGATCGCGATCGAGCCCATGGACACCGCTTCAGGCGAGCTGTACGCGTTCGAGAACAAGGTCACTGGTGGCCGCGTTCCCCGCGAGTACATTCCGTCCGTTGACGCCGGTATCCAGGATGCACTGAACGACGGCGTCCTGGCCGGTTACCCGGTTGTTGGTATCAAGGCCACGCTGATTGATGGCGCGTCCCACGATGTTGACTCCTCGGAAATGGCGTTCAAGATCGCCGGACGTATGGCTTTCAAGGAAGCTGCACGCAAGGCGAACCCTGTTCTGCTCGAACCGCTCATGGATGTTGAGGTCCGCACACCTGAGGAATACATGGGTGATGTTATTGGTGACCTGAACGCCCGCCGCGGCCAGATGCAGTCCATGGAGGACGCAGCAGGCGTGAAGGTTATTCGTGCACACGTTCCGCTGTCCGGCATGTTCGGCTACATCGGTGACCTGCGCTCCAAGACCCAGGGTCGCGCTGTGTACTCCATGACGTTCAACAGCTACGCGGAGGTCCCGAAGGCAGTAGCCGACGAGATCATCCAGAAAACCCGCGGCGAGTAA
- the rpsJ gene encoding 30S ribosomal protein S10 — MAGQKIRIRLKSYDHEVIDVSARKIVETVTRAGATVVGPVPLPTEKNVYCVIRSPHKYKDSREHFEMRTHKRLIDIIDPTPKAVDSLMRLDLPADVNIEIKL; from the coding sequence ATGGCGGGACAAAAAATCCGCATCCGGCTGAAGTCATATGACCACGAGGTCATTGATGTTTCAGCGCGGAAGATCGTTGAGACGGTCACGCGCGCAGGCGCAACGGTAGTCGGCCCGGTGCCGCTGCCCACAGAGAAGAACGTTTACTGCGTAATTCGCTCTCCTCACAAGTACAAGGACAGCCGTGAGCACTTCGAAATGCGTACTCACAAGCGTCTGATCGACATCATTGACCCCACGCCGAAGGCCGTCGACTCGCTTATGCGTCTCGATCTGCCTGCAGACGTGAACATCGAAATCAAGCTCTAG
- the rpsG gene encoding 30S ribosomal protein S7, translating into MPRKGPAPKRPLVSDPVYGSPLVTQLINKVLVDGKKSTAERIVYGALEGARAKSGGDPVAALKKAMDNVKPALEVRSRRVGGATYQVPVEVKPGRSTALALRWLVGYSKARREKTMTERLQNEILDASNGLGAAVKRREDTHKMAESNKAFAHYRW; encoded by the coding sequence ATGCCTCGCAAGGGTCCGGCCCCGAAGCGGCCGCTAGTTTCCGATCCCGTTTACGGCTCCCCGTTGGTCACTCAGCTGATCAACAAGGTTCTGGTTGACGGCAAGAAGTCCACCGCAGAGCGCATCGTTTACGGTGCACTTGAAGGTGCACGCGCCAAGTCCGGCGGCGACCCCGTTGCCGCTCTCAAGAAGGCCATGGACAACGTCAAGCCTGCTCTTGAGGTTCGTTCACGCCGTGTTGGTGGCGCAACCTACCAGGTTCCGGTTGAGGTCAAGCCGGGCCGCTCCACCGCCCTCGCTCTGCGTTGGCTCGTGGGCTACTCCAAGGCCCGCCGTGAGAAGACCATGACCGAGCGTCTCCAGAACGAAATCCTGGATGCCTCCAACGGTCTTGGTGCCGCTGTGAAGCGTCGCGAAGACACCCACAAGATGGCCGAGTCCAACAAGGCCTTCGCACACTACCGCTGGTAA
- the tuf gene encoding elongation factor Tu, with translation MAKAKFERTKPHVNIGTIGHVDHGKTTLTAAISKVLYDQYPDLNEQRDFASIDSAPEERQRGITINISHVEYQTEKRHYAHVDAPGHADYIKNMITGAAQMDGAILVVAATDGPMAQTREHVLLARQVGVPYLLVALNKSDMVDDEELLDLVEMEVRELLSSQGFDGDEAPVVRVSGLKALEGDPVWVKSVQDLMAAVDESVPDPVRDRDKPFLMPIEDVFTITGRGTVVTGRAERGTLAINSEVEIVGIRPVQKTTVTGIEMFHKQLDEAWAGENCGLLLRGLKRDDVERGQVVVKPGSITPHTDFEANVYILSKDEGGRHNPFYSNYRPQFYFRTTDVTGVITLPEGTEMVMPGDNTEMTVALIQPIAMEEGLGFAIREGGRTVGSGRVTSIIK, from the coding sequence GTGGCAAAGGCAAAGTTCGAGCGGACTAAGCCGCACGTCAACATCGGCACCATTGGTCACGTTGACCACGGTAAGACGACGCTGACTGCCGCCATTTCCAAGGTACTGTACGACCAGTACCCGGATCTCAACGAGCAGCGCGACTTCGCGTCGATCGACTCCGCTCCGGAAGAGCGCCAGCGCGGTATTACCATCAACATCTCCCACGTGGAGTACCAGACCGAAAAGCGCCACTACGCACACGTAGACGCCCCTGGTCACGCTGACTACATCAAGAACATGATCACCGGTGCTGCCCAGATGGACGGCGCAATCCTCGTGGTTGCTGCAACCGATGGTCCGATGGCTCAGACCCGCGAGCACGTTCTGCTTGCCCGCCAGGTTGGTGTTCCCTACCTGCTGGTCGCGCTGAACAAGTCCGACATGGTTGATGACGAAGAACTCCTCGACCTCGTCGAAATGGAAGTTCGTGAGCTCCTGAGCTCGCAGGGCTTCGATGGCGATGAGGCTCCGGTTGTTCGCGTTTCCGGTCTCAAGGCTCTGGAAGGCGACCCGGTTTGGGTCAAGTCCGTCCAGGACCTGATGGCAGCAGTCGACGAGTCCGTTCCGGACCCCGTACGTGACCGCGACAAGCCGTTCCTGATGCCGATCGAAGACGTCTTCACGATCACCGGCCGTGGCACCGTTGTTACGGGCCGCGCCGAGCGTGGAACCCTCGCCATCAACTCCGAGGTCGAGATCGTTGGCATCCGCCCGGTCCAGAAGACCACGGTTACCGGTATCGAGATGTTCCACAAGCAGCTCGACGAAGCATGGGCCGGCGAGAACTGTGGCCTCCTGCTCCGCGGTCTCAAGCGCGACGATGTCGAGCGTGGCCAGGTTGTCGTCAAGCCGGGTTCCATCACCCCGCACACCGACTTCGAGGCCAACGTCTACATCCTGTCCAAGGACGAAGGCGGACGTCACAACCCGTTCTACTCCAACTACCGCCCGCAGTTCTACTTCCGTACCACGGACGTAACCGGCGTTATCACCCTGCCCGAAGGCACGGAAATGGTTATGCCTGGCGACAACACTGAGATGACCGTTGCGCTCATCCAGCCCATCGCCATGGAAGAGGGCCTCGGCTTCGCTATCCGCGAAGGCGGCCGCACCGTTGGTTCGGGACGTGTCACCAGCATCATCAAGTAG
- the rplW gene encoding 50S ribosomal protein L23, whose translation MSVTTIKDPRDVVLAPVVSEKSYGLIDEGKYTFLVDPRSNKTEIKLAVEKIFSVKVDSINTINRAGKRKRTKFGWGQRKSTKRAIVTLKEGTIDIFGGPLA comes from the coding sequence GTGAGCGTAACCACCATCAAGGATCCGCGCGACGTCGTGCTTGCACCCGTCGTTTCGGAAAAGAGCTACGGTCTGATCGACGAAGGCAAGTACACCTTCCTGGTGGACCCGCGCTCGAACAAGACCGAAATCAAATTGGCCGTTGAGAAGATCTTCTCGGTCAAGGTTGACTCGATCAACACCATCAACCGTGCCGGTAAGCGCAAGCGCACCAAATTCGGCTGGGGACAGCGCAAGAGCACCAAGCGTGCAATTGTCACCCTCAAAGAAGGCACAATCGACATCTTCGGCGGTCCGCTCGCGTAG
- the rplD gene encoding 50S ribosomal protein L4 — MTSTVKVDLPAEIFDVQTNVPLLHQVVVAQLAAARQGTHKTKTRAEVSGAGRKPFKQKGTGRARQGSIRAPHMTGGGVVHGPTPRDYSQRTPKKMKAAALRGALSDRARNGRIHVIAELVAGTKPSAKDALASLRTVTERKNLLVVIERANDVAALSVRNLQDVHVLYADQLNTYDVLVSDDVVFTKAAFEAFIADKAKNEEASK, encoded by the coding sequence ATGACTAGCACTGTCAAGGTAGACCTGCCTGCAGAGATCTTCGACGTTCAGACCAACGTGCCCTTGCTGCACCAGGTCGTCGTTGCACAGCTCGCTGCTGCCCGCCAGGGTACCCACAAGACGAAGACCCGCGCCGAGGTTTCCGGTGCAGGTCGCAAGCCGTTCAAGCAGAAGGGCACCGGCCGCGCCCGTCAGGGTTCCATCCGTGCTCCTCACATGACCGGCGGTGGCGTTGTCCACGGTCCGACCCCTCGTGACTACAGCCAGCGCACCCCCAAGAAGATGAAGGCTGCTGCACTCCGCGGCGCCCTGTCTGACCGCGCCCGCAACGGCCGCATCCACGTCATCGCTGAACTGGTAGCCGGCACCAAGCCGTCAGCCAAGGATGCACTGGCGTCGCTGCGCACCGTTACCGAGCGCAAGAACCTGCTCGTCGTTATCGAGCGCGCCAACGATGTTGCTGCACTTTCCGTGCGCAACCTCCAGGATGTTCACGTTCTGTACGCAGACCAGCTGAACACCTACGACGTGCTTGTCTCCGACGATGTGGTCTTCACCAAGGCTGCTTTCGAGGCGTTCATCGCTGACAAGGCAAAGAACGAGGAGGCCTCCAAGTGA
- a CDS encoding GH1 family beta-glucosidase — translation MTVQDSGSVEDLAARLPPGFTLGVAAAAIQIEGSVAADGRGPSGWDAFAQKPGAIVDGGSPSVACDHYNRCDEDIALMQELGVDSYRFSFSWPRIQPGGKGAFNQRGLDFYDRLIDKLLAAGISPMATLFHWDTPLELEHAGGWMNRETAYRFADYTAAVASRCGDRVDKWVTLNEPVSVTVQGYALGVHSPGKQLLFDALPSAHHQLLGHGLSVLALRSEGVKGEVGVSNMHAPVQPASNSLPDRLMTQAMDHILNRIYSDALLLGSYPKPPLPMRPWFRSLDVVADGDMEIINQPLDFYGVNYYYPVKVAAGPGPAEIPTGTSPEMAKVPFHLAVFQEYETTGFGWPVAPEYLVQLLRDMKDRYGDALPPIYITEGGASFPEPAHVDGPLQDTNRISYLAEHLGHVLTATGPGGTAEDVDVRGYYVWTLLDNFEWAAGYSQRFGLVHTDFDSLQRTPKESFYWYRALSRARNHNA, via the coding sequence ATGACTGTGCAGGATTCAGGCTCGGTGGAAGATCTGGCGGCCCGCCTGCCGCCGGGATTTACCCTGGGGGTGGCGGCCGCTGCTATCCAGATTGAGGGTTCAGTGGCTGCTGACGGCCGCGGGCCGTCGGGGTGGGACGCTTTCGCCCAGAAGCCCGGGGCAATCGTCGACGGCGGTTCGCCCTCCGTCGCGTGCGACCATTACAACAGATGCGATGAAGACATCGCCCTCATGCAGGAGCTGGGGGTCGACTCCTACCGGTTTTCCTTCTCCTGGCCACGCATCCAGCCCGGCGGCAAAGGTGCCTTCAACCAGCGGGGGCTGGACTTCTACGACCGCCTGATCGACAAACTGCTTGCCGCCGGAATCTCGCCCATGGCCACGTTGTTCCACTGGGATACCCCACTGGAGCTGGAGCATGCCGGCGGATGGATGAACAGGGAAACGGCCTACCGCTTCGCGGACTACACCGCAGCGGTGGCCTCCCGCTGTGGCGATCGCGTGGACAAATGGGTCACCTTGAATGAGCCCGTGTCAGTGACCGTTCAGGGCTACGCGCTGGGCGTCCACTCCCCCGGAAAGCAGCTCCTCTTCGACGCCCTGCCCTCCGCGCACCACCAACTCCTGGGTCATGGTCTCTCCGTGCTGGCTCTTCGGAGCGAAGGTGTCAAGGGAGAGGTAGGGGTGTCCAACATGCACGCCCCTGTCCAACCGGCCTCGAACAGCTTGCCAGACCGGTTGATGACGCAGGCAATGGACCACATCCTGAACAGGATCTATTCCGATGCGCTTCTTTTGGGCAGCTACCCCAAACCCCCGCTTCCCATGCGGCCGTGGTTCCGTTCCCTGGACGTGGTAGCGGACGGTGACATGGAGATCATCAACCAGCCCTTGGATTTCTACGGGGTGAACTACTACTACCCCGTCAAAGTAGCTGCCGGCCCGGGGCCCGCAGAAATACCCACCGGCACCTCCCCCGAGATGGCGAAAGTCCCCTTCCATCTGGCAGTGTTCCAGGAGTACGAGACCACCGGCTTTGGCTGGCCGGTGGCCCCTGAATACCTCGTCCAACTGCTCAGGGACATGAAGGACCGCTACGGGGATGCCTTGCCCCCGATCTACATCACCGAAGGCGGGGCCAGTTTCCCTGAACCAGCCCATGTGGACGGACCACTTCAGGACACCAACCGGATTTCCTATCTGGCCGAGCACCTGGGGCACGTGCTCACCGCAACGGGTCCAGGTGGGACTGCCGAGGATGTGGATGTTCGTGGCTACTACGTATGGACCCTGCTGGATAACTTCGAGTGGGCCGCGGGTTACTCCCAGCGCTTTGGCCTGGTGCACACCGATTTCGACTCCCTGCAGAGAACGCCCAAGGAATCCTTCTATTGGTACCGGGCACTGAGCCGGGCGCGGAACCACAACGCCTGA